In Nitrososphaerota archaeon, the sequence GTTAAAATATCGGAATCTCACATAGAGAATTGAAAGTTACCGTAAACATCTTCCCAACCAGCAGTGAACCCTTGCTCGAATCTCACATAGAGAATTGAAAGGCTTTTGCTATTCCGGCAACCTGACCTCGACGCAGCCCTGAATCTCACATAGAGAATTGAAAGTTCACAAGATCTGCTCTGCTGGTGTAGCCTTTATACCCCTGAATCTCGCATAGAGGGTTTAAAGAAACGTCTTATCCAGTAGGCTATCTTCAGACACTCAACGCATCCTCTAAACTCCGCCTTGCTCCAGTAGAGAACCCTCTTTGCACTTCAGATAGGCTGCTCTACATCTAGTTAGATCAATCTTCTTAAATTCTAATCCAAGTGTGTTCGCGAGCCTCATCGCCTCAACACTTATGGATGGTGCGGCGATTATCCCTCTTACCGCTGCACCCTTCTCCTTGAACTCTGATAGGTATTTGTAGGCTTGTTTCACAGCCCTCGTATCAACAGCCCTCCGCTTAACCTCGATTACCGTATACCGCCCTTGGCTATCGTAGCCCGTAAAGTCAGCCACACCCGTGCTCAAACGCCTCTGGTGGGACAGTATTCTGAAGCAGCCCGGCTCTAGGAGGTCTGGGTTTGAGGCGATGGCTTCATACATCTCCTCCTCGCTAAGATGCATCTCAAACTCAGCCTCATCCACAAGATGCAGATGTGCCAGTAGCGTAAACTCTTTGAACACTACGTTGAGCGTCTCCCGGTGCTCCCGTCTATACGATCTAATAGTCAGATAACCGCCTTCTAGATTGACTGTAAATATGCTACCCGGGGGCTGCCAGTTTACAGCCTCAAACCCCTTCGCTCTATGTAGGAGGAGCGAGCTATCCTGCTTTATCAGCAGCACCCTCTCACCCCAACCCAGCTTAGAGGAAGCTCTACCACTATACTCTACCTTGCACAACCCAGCCGCTATGATGAAACGTTTCTTCGACAAAGCATCCCTTAGCAGATCATATGCTTCCTCTAAAGTGGGTTGGAGCATATACGCAGCTTTACCACTCAACCCTCACCATACTAGGTTAAAGAGCGGCTAAAAGACTTATCTGCTTGAGTAGTGTAGAGAAGGCGTAAACGGCTTGAAGGAGGACCTCCTCAGCATCCCCACTGGAGTTAGAGGCTTAGATAGAATGCTCTTAGGAGGACTACAACTAGGCGCAGTATACGACTTTTTCGGCGCCAGCGGTGTAGGGAAGACACAACTATGCCTCCAAGTTTCAACAATAGCTTCAGCACCAAAAGAGCAAGGCGGATTTGGGTGCGTTGTACTATATGTAGACCCAACAGGCTCCTTCAGACCAGAGCGGTTAAAGGAGATTGCTGAGGAACGCTCTTTAGACTCCGAGAAGATCCTCTCTCAAGTGTATTTATATGAGCCTCGTTTAGTGGAGGAGCAGATAGCGGTGCTGAACCAGCTCAAGAAGATGAGCAAGAAACCTACGTTGATCGTGATCGATGGGGTTACCGACCTCTTTCTGAGTGACCACGATATGGTTACCAGAGCTCTGCTCGGTAGCCACCTGCACTCACTCTGCCTCACAGCTTTAAAAGAAGGCATCGCCATCCTCTTAACCAACCCGGTAAGAGAGAGGTTAGGGGCAAAAGAGGCGACAGTCGAGGCTGGAGGGAATATTATGGCTCAAGGCGCGCACTTTAGAGTAAAGCTCTCTAAGAAGATGAGCGGGTTATTTTTAGCAGAAGCCGTCCAGCCGCCTCTAAGGCCTAGAGAAGTGTATTATAAGATAACTAGGGCTGGGTTGGTTGATGCTTAGAGGGAGCCGATGATGGAGCCGTTGGATCCAGCGACCGAAGAGTGCCTTGCGCACATATCGGCTAAACGCTATACAGAGGCTAAAGAGATGGCGCTCAACGCATCACTATGGTCTGGCTCACCACGGCTAGCGGGTAGAAGGATCGGCTGCCTCGGGTTAATAGCTAAGCTCGCTCAGAAGAAGTCTGATGAACTAATTAACGGCGAGAAACTCAGTAAGTTGAAGCAGATGCTTCTCAAACTCCAATCATCCCTAGATTGCGACGAATTTGAGAGAGGGTATGTTGAGGTTTGGTTAAGATATATCGATAGTTCAAGCGGTGATGAGGGTGTTGAGGAGAATCCAAGTGAAGAGAAATAGCATTATGAAGCTCCCTATGCCGTGCATGTAGATTTTACGTAAACTAACACCAAGGTTCTTGAACATATGATATCTTGCCGCGTAGCTCGTCAGAGCGTAGATAGCCAGAGCCAAGATCACACCTCTATACGCTTCTGGCTGGTTGGCGCCGACAAAACCTAGTAGAGTAGCTAATACCCCTGATAGCACACCTGCAGCCACCCTCAACCAATATAGTTTATCCAAAGGGGTCAAGCAGCCCTACGAGCAAACACCACCTATATATCCCTTAACATCAATCGAATAGTAGGTTGGAGCTCTCAGGCGTCGAGCTTACTAGAATAGTCGCTGAGCTTAACGAAGCACTCAGCGGCTACTATGTAAGCAACATCAGCTCCATAGACGATACGACTTGGCTCATAAGGCTACACCACCCAAGCAGCCCAGAGAAGAGGCTCGTCATCTCAACCACAAAAGGGGTTTGGCTCACAGCCTACGAGCTACCAACCAGAACACCAGACACATTCGTATCACATCTAAGAGACCTCCTAGTTAGAGGGCGCTTCATCGCCGCTGAGCAGCCTGATGTAGAAAGGATCATTAAGATCAAGTTCTTGGTCGATGAAAATGAGAGAGATCTAGTCGCAGAGTTCTTCGGAGGCGGAAACCTACTTGTAGTAGATGAAGAAGGGCGTATACTGACTCTGCTCAAGAAGATAGAGGTCAGGCACCGCAGGCTAGCGCAAGGCCTAACCTACACACCCCCGCCCCCTCGTGGAAAAAGCCCATTCGCCGACCAAGATACTCTATTAGAAGGTCTTGATGCCAGCGGCTTAGAGATATCAAGATACCTTGGTAGGGAGTTAGCGTTATCACGCAAGTATGTTGAGGAGGTTCTCTTTAGGGCTGGTGTAGAGCCTAGAGCACGAAGCCTCACACAAGAGCAGAAGGCTAAGATCATAAGCGTAATCTCTGAGCTTAAAGAACTTATTCTGCGCAGGGGCAAACCGACCATCTTGTTGAAAGACGGTAGAGCAGTTGACGCCTCACCCTTCGAGCTCACAACCTACAGAGAGGGTGAGTGTAGATACACAAACAGCTTCATGGAGGCCGTAGACGAGGTTCAGACCCCAGCTCTACTCGAGGAGCTCAAGAAGAGAGAAGAGGAGCCGCTTCAGAAGAAGATAGAGGAGCTGAATAGAGCGCTTGAGGCACAAGCTAAAAGAAGGTTAGAGTTAAAGGAGCAAGCCGCTAAGCTGCGTGAACTCGCCACCCATCTAAGAAGACTAGGTGCTGAAGGAGCTGCTGAAGACCTAACAACACTACTCACAACACTCAACCTAGAATACAAAGAGAGTAGGGGTGAATACTTAGAGATTAAAGGGTTCACAGAACCCATCCAACTACCACTAAAAGCATCACCTATAAGCGCCGCATCAGCCCTCTTTGACGCTGCAAAGAGGGTAGAGGCTAAAGTTAGGGCGATAGAAGAGGCTGAAAGAAACCTATCTGAGAGAAAGGCGCAGATTCTAGCAGAAGCAGCTAGAGAAAGCGAGCTCAAACCTTTAAAGCGTGTCAGAGTAAAGAAGTGGTTCGAGAGGTATAGGTGGTTCTACACATCCAAGGGGCTTCTAGCGGTTGGAGGTAGAGATGCATCATCTAACACAGCCATACTCAGAAGACATACCCAAGAGAACGATCTCGTCTTCCACGCTGACTTACACGGCTCCCCCTTCTTCGTGCTAAAAGGCGGCGCAGAAGCAGATGAAGATAGCATAAAGGAGTGCTGCAAAGCAGTAGCAGCCTACAGCTCAGCTTGGAAGGCTGAGATCTCAGCGGTAGATGTCTACTGGGTTAAACCACCCCAAGTAAAATTCACAGGACCTTCTGGCACATACCTACCGAAGGGGGCTTTTCTGATAGAAGGCGAGAAGAACTGGGTAAAGAACGTTAAAGTCGAGGTTAGCGTCGGGGTCTCTACCTTGGATGATGATCTGGTTGTAATCGGCGGACCACCTGAAGCTCTAAAGGTGCATAGCCTAGCATACGCGGTCTTAATACCTGAGAAGGGTAAAGTGAGCGATGTGGCGAAGCGTGTTAAAGTGGAGCTGATGAAGATCGCTGGCAGAGAATTAAGCGCGAGGATCAAAGAGATACCCTTAGACGATTTCATAAGAGCATTACCTAGTGGAGGCGGAAGAATAGTTTCAACCCAGCTGGGTGAGCAAAAACAAAATAGAGTCTAGCTAATATCAAAAGTTAGGGTTTTGGATATGAGTGACCGTGTTGATGTTGGAATACCCGGGGTGAACGAGATACTGAACGGTGGGATACCTAGGAGGAATATTGTTCTGCTCTCCGGCGGACCTGGTACTGGTAAATCTATTTTTGGTCAGCAGTTTCTTTACGCCGGCTACACACTCGGCGAACCTGGTGTTCTTGTGACTCTAGAGGAGCACCCAGTTCAAGTTAGAATTAACATGGACAGATTCGGCTGGGAGCCTAGAAGATATGAGCAGGAGGGGAAGTTTGCGATTGTGGACGCCTTCACCTCTGGTGTGGGTGAGGCGGCGAAAAGAGAGCGCTACGTGGTCAAGGATTCGGATGACACTCCAAGCTTTTTGGACGTTATGAGGCAAGCA encodes:
- a CDS encoding DUF91 domain-containing protein, translating into MSGKAAYMLQPTLEEAYDLLRDALSKKRFIIAAGLCKVEYSGRASSKLGWGERVLLIKQDSSLLLHRAKGFEAVNWQPPGSIFTVNLEGGYLTIRSYRREHRETLNVVFKEFTLLAHLHLVDEAEFEMHLSEEEMYEAIASNPDLLEPGCFRILSHQRRLSTGVADFTGYDSQGRYTVIEVKRRAVDTRAVKQAYKYLSEFKEKGAAVRGIIAAPSISVEAMRLANTLGLEFKKIDLTRCRAAYLKCKEGSLLEQGGV
- a CDS encoding fibronectin-binding domain-containing protein translates to MELSGVELTRIVAELNEALSGYYVSNISSIDDTTWLIRLHHPSSPEKRLVISTTKGVWLTAYELPTRTPDTFVSHLRDLLVRGRFIAAEQPDVERIIKIKFLVDENERDLVAEFFGGGNLLVVDEEGRILTLLKKIEVRHRRLAQGLTYTPPPPRGKSPFADQDTLLEGLDASGLEISRYLGRELALSRKYVEEVLFRAGVEPRARSLTQEQKAKIISVISELKELILRRGKPTILLKDGRAVDASPFELTTYREGECRYTNSFMEAVDEVQTPALLEELKKREEEPLQKKIEELNRALEAQAKRRLELKEQAAKLRELATHLRRLGAEGAAEDLTTLLTTLNLEYKESRGEYLEIKGFTEPIQLPLKASPISAASALFDAAKRVEAKVRAIEEAERNLSERKAQILAEAARESELKPLKRVRVKKWFERYRWFYTSKGLLAVGGRDASSNTAILRRHTQENDLVFHADLHGSPFFVLKGGAEADEDSIKECCKAVAAYSSAWKAEISAVDVYWVKPPQVKFTGPSGTYLPKGAFLIEGEKNWVKNVKVEVSVGVSTLDDDLVVIGGPPEALKVHSLAYAVLIPEKGKVSDVAKRVKVELMKIAGRELSARIKEIPLDDFIRALPSGGGRIVSTQLGEQKQNRV